A single Clavibacter nebraskensis NCPPB 2581 DNA region contains:
- the purH gene encoding bifunctional phosphoribosylaminoimidazolecarboxamide formyltransferase/IMP cyclohydrolase has product MSGPRHDPSLFRDRDGIEVARALVSVSDKTGLLELARVLAEAGVEIVSTGSTASTIAEAGFPVTQVQDVTGFPESLDGRVKTLHPAVHAGLLADLRLESHEVQLAELGISPFQLVVVNLYPFVETVASGAPASDVIEQIDIGGPAMVRASAKNHANVAIVVSPSSYDEVIQAVRAGGTTLELRRRLAAAAFAHTADYDRAVADYFRSTVVGPDASGEPGTGWPASWDVGGELAQVLRYGENSHQDAALYRRSDGAGIAQAVQLHGKEMSYNNFVDADAAVRAAYDFAEPAVAIIKHANPCGIAVAAPRAVDAIAAAHRSAHDCDPVSAFGGVIAANRTVTLGMAEMVKEIFTEVLVAPGFDDDALTLLKTKKNLRLLKLPEGYHREDLEARQISGGHLVQSGDVFPVDGTRLSASWTLATGDAVDEQTLADLEFAWKACRAVKSNAILLAHHGASVGVGMGQVNRVDSCQLAVQRAGDRASGSVAASDAFFPFADGLQVLLDAGVRAVVQPGGSVRDEEVVEAARAAGVAMYFTGERHFFH; this is encoded by the coding sequence ATGAGCGGTCCCCGTCACGACCCATCCCTGTTCCGCGATCGAGACGGCATCGAGGTGGCTCGCGCCCTCGTCTCCGTCAGCGACAAGACCGGGCTGCTCGAGCTGGCCCGGGTGCTCGCGGAGGCCGGGGTCGAGATCGTCTCCACCGGATCGACGGCCAGCACCATCGCCGAGGCGGGCTTCCCGGTCACGCAGGTGCAGGACGTGACGGGCTTCCCGGAGTCGCTCGACGGCCGCGTCAAGACGCTGCACCCCGCGGTGCACGCGGGCCTCCTCGCCGACCTCCGGCTCGAGTCGCACGAGGTGCAGCTCGCCGAGCTCGGCATCTCCCCGTTCCAGCTCGTGGTCGTGAACCTCTACCCGTTCGTCGAGACGGTCGCGTCGGGCGCCCCCGCGTCGGACGTGATCGAGCAGATCGACATCGGCGGGCCGGCGATGGTGCGCGCGTCCGCCAAGAACCACGCGAACGTGGCGATCGTCGTGTCCCCGTCGAGCTACGACGAGGTGATCCAGGCCGTGCGCGCCGGGGGGACCACCCTCGAGCTGCGGCGTCGCCTGGCGGCCGCGGCCTTCGCGCACACGGCCGACTACGACCGCGCCGTCGCGGACTACTTCCGGTCGACGGTCGTCGGCCCCGATGCGTCGGGGGAGCCCGGCACCGGGTGGCCCGCGAGCTGGGATGTCGGGGGCGAGCTCGCCCAGGTGCTCCGGTACGGCGAGAACTCCCACCAGGACGCGGCCCTCTACCGACGATCGGACGGCGCCGGCATCGCCCAGGCGGTGCAGCTCCACGGCAAGGAGATGTCCTACAACAACTTCGTCGACGCGGATGCAGCCGTCCGGGCCGCCTACGACTTCGCGGAGCCGGCGGTCGCCATCATCAAGCACGCGAACCCGTGCGGCATCGCCGTCGCTGCGCCCCGCGCGGTGGACGCGATCGCCGCCGCGCACCGCAGCGCGCACGACTGCGATCCCGTCTCGGCGTTCGGGGGAGTGATCGCGGCCAACCGCACCGTCACCCTGGGCATGGCCGAGATGGTGAAGGAGATCTTCACCGAGGTGCTCGTCGCTCCCGGGTTCGACGACGACGCGCTCACGCTGCTGAAGACGAAGAAGAACCTGCGCCTGCTCAAGCTCCCGGAGGGGTACCACCGCGAGGACCTCGAAGCCCGGCAGATCTCGGGCGGCCACCTCGTGCAGTCCGGGGACGTGTTCCCCGTGGACGGCACGCGCCTGTCGGCGTCGTGGACCCTCGCCACCGGGGACGCCGTCGACGAGCAGACGCTTGCGGACCTGGAGTTCGCGTGGAAGGCCTGCCGCGCGGTGAAGTCGAACGCGATCCTGCTCGCCCACCACGGTGCGTCCGTGGGGGTCGGCATGGGCCAGGTCAACCGGGTCGACTCCTGCCAGCTCGCCGTACAGCGCGCGGGAGACCGGGCGTCCGGATCGGTGGCCGCGTCCGACGCGTTCTTCCCGTTCGCCGACGGTCTCCAGGTACTGCTCGACGCCGGAGTCCGCGCGGTGGTCCAGCCCGGGGGATCCGTGCGCGACGAGGAGGTCGTCGAGGCCGCCCGCGCCGCCGGCGTCGCCATGTACTTCACGGGCGAGCGGCACTTCTTCCACTGA
- the purN gene encoding phosphoribosylglycinamide formyltransferase: protein MLNVVVLISGSGTNLHALLEAADHADYPARVIAVGADRDADGLLFAEERGIPTFTVPFASFPDRAAWGDELAAAIAGWEPDLVVLSGFMRLLPPRAVAAFAPRIVNTHPAYLPEFPGAHAVRDAIAAGATSSGASIIVVDTGVDTGPVLAQERVPVRPDDTEHTLHERIKVVERRLLVDTVRAISLGTIDLKELSPA from the coding sequence GTGCTCAACGTGGTCGTCCTCATCTCCGGCAGCGGGACCAACCTCCACGCCCTCCTCGAGGCGGCCGACCACGCGGACTACCCGGCTCGGGTGATCGCGGTCGGAGCCGATCGCGACGCCGACGGCCTCCTCTTCGCCGAGGAGCGCGGCATCCCCACCTTCACGGTCCCGTTCGCGAGCTTCCCCGACCGCGCGGCATGGGGGGACGAGCTCGCGGCGGCCATCGCGGGCTGGGAACCCGACCTCGTCGTCCTCAGCGGCTTCATGCGGCTCCTCCCGCCCCGCGCCGTCGCGGCGTTCGCGCCCCGAATCGTCAACACGCACCCGGCGTACCTGCCGGAGTTCCCGGGGGCCCACGCCGTCCGGGACGCCATCGCCGCCGGGGCCACGAGCTCCGGAGCGTCCATCATCGTCGTCGACACCGGGGTCGACACCGGGCCGGTGCTCGCGCAGGAGCGCGTGCCGGTGCGACCGGACGACACCGAGCACACCCTGCACGAGCGCATCAAGGTCGTGGAGCGCAGGCTCCTCGTCGACACGGTGCGCGCGATCTCCCTCGGCACCATCGACCTCAAGGAGCTGTCCCCGGCATGA